From the Lathyrus oleraceus cultivar Zhongwan6 chromosome 4, CAAS_Psat_ZW6_1.0, whole genome shotgun sequence genome, one window contains:
- the LOC127137390 gene encoding uncharacterized protein LOC127137390 — protein MFDGASNARGHGIGVVITSPTGFHLPFTARLYFDCTTNIEEYEACIYDLEAAIGSRIKILEVYDESTLVISQVKGDWETQDSKLVLYKEHIRKQVPYFDEISFHHIPREENQLADALAMLASMFKVKWKNEAPTIHIDHLDEPTHCLEIGADPDDKPWSMT, from the coding sequence ATGTTCGACGGTGCCTCCAATGCTCGAGGCCATGGCATAGGTGTTGTTATCACTTCTCCAACCGGTTTCCACCTTCCATTTACCGCTAGATTGTATTTTGACTGCACCACCAATATAGAAGAATATGAAGCATGCATCTACGATTTGGAGGCGGCTATCGGCTCAAGGATCAAGATTCTTGAGGTATACGATGAGTCAACTCTAGTAATAAGTCAGGTAAAAGGTGATTGGGAGACCCAGGATAGCAAGTTGGTACTGTACAAGGAGCATATCAGAAAACAGGTACCCTATTTTGATGAAATCTCTTTTCATCATATTCCTAGGGAAGAAAATCAGTTAGCAGATGCTCTAGCTATGCTGgcatctatgttcaaagtcaaatggaagaatgaagcaccaaCTATCCATATTGACCACTTAGATGAACCAACGCATTGTCTAGAAATCGGGGCTGATCCTGATGATAAGCCCTGGTCTATGACATAA